The nucleotide window TTTGCTAACTTATTCAAGACAACACGTTCAACTTGTAAATGGAATTGTGACTGCACTTTCTTCACTGCAGTTGGCGAAATAGCTCTGGTCAATTTTACGTCAAGAAAGTTCTGCACTTGTTCTTTatatttctttatatatatatatatatatatatatatatatatatatatatatatatatatatatatatatatatatatatatatatatatatatatatatatataagggtcTAAATGGCTATCTACAATAATCCCAGATAATGACTAATGATTTTAGAATATTCGCATGCACttgaaaagtttaaaattattttatattttctatTTAAACTTGGTTTTCCTTGGTTTGATATACAGGTGAATACCATTGGTGGACCGCAGTACCAACTGACACACACGGCTTGGCGGTTTGCTTTCGTCAACAGCTAATTCAAATCTATGAATTGTCATGGCAACGGAAACCTTTAACTCATTCATGGCAAAGTTCTGGCCGATGCAGTTCCTGTGAATGTACAAGAAAtactattttcaataaaaaaggaCATCATACACAGAACATGAAACATGTGAGATTATTTGAACGGATAGTACGCATCTCGAAAGCgtaagactcaaacttttgctcagataTCCCTCcacgaaactttcaactattgtcTTTCCgaatcgaaaataaaaatcagggatcgcGGTGCAAAGTTTGGCGAATTAGAAACAAATTCCATAGCAttcaccaatatttgaaattcaaaatagctccTGTACCTCTGTTGCTtctatagggaaaaataaaatcttcggttttcaaaaaaaaataaactttcttATGCCAAGAGCCTTAAAATGAACCTCATAGTTAGTTGATCAGAGAACAATTGAACAATTATGAGAGTTCGAAAGTCTGCGCATTCAAAATTTATGAGAAAGAGGTTTACATGTACAATTATTCCAATTAGCGAATGATTTCGTTATGTACATAATAGAAAAACTTTCCACTGAAGCTCTGGTGAAAGACGGTCTGTCCGCCAACTCTGACTGAGAGGAAGGTCTCATAAAATGATTGAAAGGTGACGGTGAAAACATTGACAGTACTAGCAATTGTCTTCACCTGTGATGGCTTTGGCGTTTCTTTGTAGAATATTATTAAAGATTTACATGTACTTGATATTGTAACGTTACATAAATCCGAAGAGGAAGTCACGACCTGAAAATTACATACCACGACGCAGTTTCTCACCTTGGTCCAGCCGAAAACGGTACAAAGGCATGAGGCGATCTATCCTTCATGTTTTCAGGGGAGAATCTTTCCGGATCATAAACCCCTGGATTAGGCCAGATATTACCGTTGTGGTGGCAAGCAAATATATTGACACTGGCTATATGGCCTATAGTAATAACAAATTAAAGAACGTTATCATCAAGACTTTtgtgttaaaagttttcttGTCTCAATGGCGCTGGTGTCCATCTTGTCCGACTAGTACTACACATCGGAAAAGATTTCAACCACATCATGACTGACATGCCGTCGCTATTGGAAAACAAGTTAAATGTAGTCTGTTAACATTAATAACTTGCAAACTCGCTTTGCCTTTTCACCAACAGACGTCTTTACACATCTCCATTGTGATTATTAGGGATGCTTGAAATATATGAAAGGAAATCACCTAAATGAAACATTTCTTTCCTGAATACATCTCTTTATCGCCATCAAAAGGTGTTTTAAATGACAGTTATGTACTGCATACAGCCGTATGATGTAAATACATACCAAATCAGAAAATGTGTAACAAGATGAAATGTAGTATATTCTTTAGGTTGAGAATCATTATTGAACGTGTCAATTGAAATACCGTGCAACGGAATTCACTTCTTAGAGAGAGTAATACAGAGTCATTGTACAGCATCTCTCACCTGCTGGTACTGTACGTCCGTCTGGTAAGACCATCGGTTTGGTTAACTGTCTAGCGATGTAAGGCACGGGAGGGTGGAGACGGAGGCTCTCTTTAATACACATGGTGGTGTACGGTATCTTGCTGAGATCATCCCTGGAAAtggtgtcaaaggtcatggaatCAATGGCTGCTATCACCGATATTAAAATCTCTGCTATATAAGCCTACTGTGAACGCCATAGAGCTTCAGGTGGACGGAAATCGCCGATTTTATGTGTTTTCGAGGTCGAAAtttataatttgattttcatagaTCGGACCTTATTGGTTCCATCGATGATACTTTACAGTAGAGATAGAAAATTTACTTTATCTATTATTTATTACTAATTCACTCAAATTATACCTTGTTTCAGCCTTACAGCTTTTTCAGTTGTGCTCGCTACTATTTTTAATATCATTTGTCCTGCAGCTCTTTTCGCAGCTGCTCTTAGACATCTTGAACATGACGCCTCTGTCCATTTTAGCCAGGTTTTGCGTGACTAACATTGTTAATATTGTATAGAGATATTATGTTGTTATACAAAGCTTGCCTGGTTTCATTTATTCACTTATACATGAATATAAAAGCTCGCGTCATCCTAAATTGAGGGGGAAATCCAGTAGCTTCACACCAATCTCTCTCTTAGTAACTTAGTCTTAGTTTGCCTACCCAGCTATTTCAACATCACAGCAGAttccactgccccccccccccttaccaTTCAAGGACTTTCTCTTCTTTACCCTCCATCAGTTCATCGATCTCTTCCCTACATTTATCCTGGTACTCGGGATGTCTGGCAAGGTTGTACAAAATCCAGGAGATTCCACTGGCTGTGGTGTCATGACCTTCAAACATAAATGTGTCAACTTCATCCGAATCTCTGCATCAGTCAGACCATTGCCATCTTCATCCTGGTCAaacgcagagagagagagagagagagagagagagagagagagagagagagagagagagagagagagagagagagagagagagagagagagagagagagagagagagacagacagacagacagacagacagacagacagacagacagacagacagacagggagacAGGGAGACAGAAAGGGAGACAGAGAGAGGCGCCTCGATaccaattcaattcaattcaattcaattactttattatccacaataaatgtagaaatttgccttcaggcttatcataaacaaattaaaatagtacAACTTGCAAGAACATTCTATAAAAAGGGACGCTAGTACAcattgaaatgcttaaaaacacacacaaggtagcgacatagatacaaaaattaaaacatagaCGGAAACAACAAAGGACCAACTGGAGGTTTAAAACAACTACATCGAGTTTGAGTTTAAATTAAACTGCTGatggaagaaatgacttttAAGAGGTTTTTCTTTGCACGAGGAACCCGAAAACGTCTCCCTGACGGGAGTTTCTGGAAGTAACCATAGAGAGGGTGATCAGAATCATTGACAATATTCTGCGCTGCTTCCCTTTCACTGCCAGCTGGAAAGGTAATATTATTCCCAGAATACGttcatgcacacacacatacaatctGCAGACATAGGTATTCCacaaaaattccaaaatcagcaTTTAATGCCTTCCTTCTTAAATCAATACAAATCACTCGATCTGATAGTGACAGATGGGCTACAGTCGCTCATGGTCAGGTGTACTCCGGACACCTTTTTGGAGTCATTTGGGCCGTCTTGCTGATATCTCTAATCACAGGCGACTGTCGACGAAACTGACAGAAGAAAGGCAAGCCTAAAAAGAAAGCGTGCTTTAGTGTGTCTGCCTGATTATTACAAGAGTTTGCTtcagggtggaccatttgatatcctaggggtctggaagattgatgaggtagcattatttttttagctgatccattgtacataattttgtccactctcccacctttgtTTTGTCAAGTCTTCTCTGGCTTATTTTTTCGCTGACATTTGCTGGGAATCTTTTTTTAATTGTCCAGACCCCCTCCCTCATGATATCAAATGATCCACCCTTTGCTTATTTGTTGAGTGTGATCTACCTTGGTAGAGAGCAGAATATCCAAGAAATCCAAGTATCTTCTTTTGTTATCCAGCGCCTTCTCGCCTGCCTTCTCAAACTGCAAACTCCTCCGTCTATCGGCAATAACATGTTTGGCCTTATTGTGAACAAAGTCACACGCCTTCTTGAACTGGTAGCCATGGTGACTGTGGTTGAAGAGCCAGTCAATCAAGTAGGGTGGAAACTGGAAGCGCAGTTCTAAGAGTTCAGCGATCCGATAAACGGATTTGATGTATAGATCTTCACTAGAATGAAACAAAACCATCTAATATATATCGTAACTGACCATAATATATTGTAATGTTATATACATGTAACTATATGAACCACGTATCGTCCCTTCAACACGCATTTATATAGCTGTATTTTTGTTGATGTCCAACTGCCGCCCTGAATGCAAGAAGTCGTGACGGGAGGAACTCTAACATCCAACGTTAGTGCTGTAAATATCTGTATCATCTGCTTGGAACATTCGTATAACGGGGCTGAATAAACAACGGACTTGAAGAGCCCTCGAGTCAACCACCACATGTACAGTCTCTCGCTCAGAAAGGCAACAATCGCCACATTTCTAGATACAAATCGATGAAACTTTTCTCGTGGTATGGATTCCCGATAGTTCAATTGCAAAATGACATATCTCTTTCAGAAAGTAGGTGTTATAAAGTTTCGAACTAAACACATAAAGAGGAAAAATCACTCACTTTGCTGTTTGACAGTTGCTTTTATAACTGAAGGCGCATTTCAGTAAAGTGTCAAGCGTCATCAGGCTAACTGAGTTTGAACTTCGATTGATTTGCTGTGGTCGATGCTGGCCCACTTATCCtagagaaaatgaaaataatatatacTAATACAgctttttacattttgattggCTTGCGAGTGATCAAGCCACTTGATACGTCGTCAGAATAATAAAAATACGATAAATGGATATTGTTAgaagtacgcatgcgcatatatgACGTAATTATATACATCTTGCAGAAATGAAAGATTCAATCTTCACACACGCGTGGTCTTCACACtagcctagattctattcgTACGTTTGCCTccgggagtgggtcggaggtacggaggcaaacgtacgaatagaatctaggctaTCTTCACACGTGAGCCCTAAAACTTACAAACTTTCCAGTAAGCGGCATTAGAAATATATGCCAAGTTGCAATGCATCTTCATATTGGCGTCTTCAAATCATACAGAAGACAGTCCGGTAATCCTATTTTTTCATCATTGATATATTCCATAACAAAAAGTCATCAACATAtgcataaatgaaaaaaaaaagttgattaaaatatttcacaatttgacattttttataATTGTTTACGAGACAAGACAGATGATAGATTTCTTGAACCTATAAAATAACGAATGGAATCAATACATCTCTAGTCGTAGGGCACATCAGC belongs to Ptychodera flava strain L36383 chromosome 17, AS_Pfla_20210202, whole genome shotgun sequence and includes:
- the LOC139116387 gene encoding LOW QUALITY PROTEIN: cytochrome P450 4B1-like (The sequence of the model RefSeq protein was modified relative to this genomic sequence to represent the inferred CDS: inserted 2 bases in 2 codons) translates to MTAQTVVSELTRKAGLFLRADVVLVAITVAFTVTALVKMVRLLRQMKEHERVFKDFGAPPAHWFFGHVIAFYGGDEGFDRQAATSTKYNYAYKYWIGAFTCGVNVTHPDSVKVLLATSEPKAAFVYDTLRPWLGDGLLLSNGKKWSRNRRLLTPGFHFDILKPYVNVFSESTKIMLDKWASIDHSKSIEVXNSVSLMTLDTLLKCAFSYKSNCQTMVLFHSSEDLYIKSVYRIAELLELRFQFPPYLIDWLFNHSHHGYQFKKACDFVHNKAKHVIADRRRSLQFEKAGEKALDNKRRYLDFLDILLSTKDEDGNGLTDAEIXDEVDTFMFEGHDTTASGISWILYNLARHPEYQDKCREEIDELMEGKEEKVLEWDDLSKIPYTTMCIKESLRLHPPVPYIARQLTKPMVLPDGRTVPAGHIASVNIFACHHNGNIWPNPGVYDPERFSPENMKDRSPHAFVPFSAGPRNCIGQNFAMNELKVSVAMTIHRFELAVDESKPPSRVCQLVLRSTNGIHLYIKPRKTKFK